A stretch of the Lactuca sativa cultivar Salinas chromosome 9, Lsat_Salinas_v11, whole genome shotgun sequence genome encodes the following:
- the LOC111921693 gene encoding histone acetyltransferase GCN5 codes for MDAHSSHLTAPLRSRSSQTPSPSHSASASATSSIHKRKLSAAEDHAPPFPSSFSDTRDGALTSNDDLESISARGGADSDDSEEFEDVVDDDEEEYDDSSMRNFTATRLENNVGPTGRNTKLKTENTVKVEPSEVGKDGGPGAAGSAAASTPAAVPGIVVKEDTVKSIFTENLQTSGAYCAREESLKKEEEAGKLKFVCVSNDNIDEHMIWLIGLKNIFARQLPNMPKEYIVRLVMDRGHKSVMVIRRNTVVGGITYRPYVSQKFGEIAFCAITSDEQVKGYGTRLMNHLKQHARDMDGLTHFLTYADNNAVGYFNKQGFTKDIFLEKERWHGYIKDYDGGILMECKIDPKLPYTDLSTMIHHQRQAIDEKIRELSNCHIVYPGIDFQKKEAGVPKRIFKLEDILGLREAGWTPDQWGHSRFKIVNASPDGTSNQKLTGFMRSILKAMHDHVDSWPFKEPVDVRDVPDYYDIIRDPMDLKTMTRRVESEQYYVTLEMFLADARRMFANARTYNSPETIYFKCSTRLEAFFSSRVQSGLQSFVKIQQ; via the exons aTGGATGCACATTCGTCTCACTTGACGGCACCACTCCGATCGCGTAGCTCACAGACTCCGTCACCGTCACACTCGGCCTCCGCCTCCGCAACCTCTTCAATCCATAAACGGAAGCTTAGCGCTGCGGAAGACCACGCACCTCCTTTCCCTTCGTCCTTCTCCGATACTCGCGATGGCGCGCTTACCTCCAATGACGATCTCGAGAGCATCAGTGCCCGTGGTGGCGCTGATTCCGACGATTCTGAAGAATTTGAGGACGTCGTTGATGATGACGAGGAAGAATACGATGATTCTTCGATGAGGAACTTCACTGCCACCCGTTTGGAGAATAATGTGGGGCCCACCGGGCGAAACACGAAGCTGAAGACGGAGAACACTGTGAAGGTTGAGCCTTCAGAAGTAGGGAAAGACGGTGGTCCTGGAGCGGCTGGATCAGCAGCTGCCTCAACTCCAGCTGCCGTTCCTGGGATTGTGGTTAAGGAGGACACAGTCAAAAGTATATTTACGGAGAATTTGCAGACCAGCGGAGCTTATTGCGCTAGAGAAGAGAGTTTAAAAAAAGAG GAGGAAGCTGGAAAACTCAAGTTTGTTTGTGTATCAAATGACAATATTGATGAACATATGATTTG GTTAATTGGACTGAAGAATATATTTGCAAGGCAACTACCTAACATGCCTAAGGAATACATTGTTCGTCTTGTGATGGATAG AGGCCACAAATCTGTAATGGTTATCAGGCGCAATACAGTTGTTGGTGGCATTACATATCGCCCTTATGTCAG CCAAAAGTTTGGGGAGATAGCTTTTTGTGCAATCACATCAGATGAACAAGTAAAGGGTTATGGTACAAGACTGATGAATCATCTAAAGCAACATGCTCGAGATATGGATGGGCTTACTCATTTTCTCACATATGCAGACAACAATGCTGTTGGTTATTTTAATAAACAG GGGTTCACAAAAGATATTTTTTTGGAGAAAGAAAGGTGGCATGGGTATATAAAAGATTATGATGGAGGGATACTTATGGAATGTAAAATTGATCCAAAGCTTCCATACACTGATTTATCAACCATGATTCATCATCAGAGGCAG GCGATTGATGAGAAAATTAGAGAGCTCTCAAATTGTCACATTGTCTACCCTGGTATTGATTTCCAAAAG AAAGAAGCGGGAGTTCCAAAAAGGATATTTAAACTTGAAGATATTCTTGGTTTGA GGGAAGCTGGGTGGACACCTGATCAGTGGGGACATTCTCGTTTCAAAATTGTGAATGCTTCTCCAGATGGCACCTCAAATCAAAAGTTGACCGGTTTCATGCGTTCCATTCTAAAG GCAATGCATGACCATGTTGACTCATGGCCTTTTAAGGAGCCTGTTGATGTTCGCGATGTTCCAGATTATTATGACATCATCAGAGACCCAATGG ATCTTAAAACGATGACGAGGCGGGTGGAGTCGGAACAGTATTATGTAACGCTTGAGATGTTTCTTGCTGATGCAAGGAGGATGTTTGCCAATGCGAGAACATATAATTCCCCTGAAACGATTTACTTCAAATGTTCCACCAG GCTAGAAGCGTTCTTCTCGAGTAGAGTTCAATCGGGTTTGCAATCGTTTGTGAAAATTCAACAATAA
- the LOC111921694 gene encoding transcription factor UNE12, with protein sequence MANSNPSDGSADDFFEQILGFPAYPGGATDPNLSVNEGGMGGPGGNSMMLQLSSAGDVGSGHHHLGGGVGVGGGGAGGGFHFPLGLSLEHGKGGFLKMDDASGSGKRFRDDVVDSRVSSSGFQGQSMGGGGGNTVQTTPNPPTARPTRVRARRGQATDPHSIAERLRRERIAERIRALQELVPSVNKTDRAAMLDEIVDYVKFLRLQVKVLSMSRLGGASAVAPLVTDIPISSVEEEAGEGGRNQPAWEKWSNDGTERQVAKLMEENVGAAMQFLQSKALCIMPISLASAIYHTQPPDSTSIIKPESEPPL encoded by the exons ATGGCGAATAGCAATCCTTCCGACGGCTCTGCTGACGACTTCTTTGAACAAATCCTAGGGTTCCCTGCTTATCCCGGAGGTGCAACCGACCCCAATTTGTCGGTAAACGAAGGAGGTATGGGTGGACCAGGAGGTAACTCCATGATGTTGCAGCTGAGCTCCGCCGGTGACGTCGGCTCTGGTCATCATCATCTAGGTGGTGGAGTTGGAGTTGGAGGTGGAGGTGCAGGCGGAGGGTTTCATTTTCCGTTAGGGTTGAGTTTAGAACATGGAAAAGGAGGGTTTTTGAAGATGGACGATGCGTCTGGAAGTGGTAAAAGGTTCCGCGACGACGTCGTTGATAGCCGAGTTTCCTCTTCG gGTTTCCAAGGCCAGTcaatgggtggtggtggtggtaacaCGGTGCAAACGACTCCAAATCCACCAACTGCTCGTCCGACGAGGGTCAGAGCAAGGCGAGGCCAGGCCACAGACCCCCACAGTATTGCTGAAAGG CTTCGTCGTGAAAGAATAGCAGAGAGAATCAGAGCATTACAAGAACTGGTTCCTAGTGTCAATAAG ACAGATAGAGCTGCAATGCTTGATGAGATTGTGGACTATGTCAAGTTCCTAAGGCTTCAAGTAAAG GTATTGAGTATGAGTAGATTGGGAGGAGCGAGCGCTGTAGCACCACTCGTCACTGACATCCCTATATCATCCGTCGAG GAGGAGGCGGGGGAAGGGGGAAGAAACCAACCCGCATGGGAGAAATGGTCAAATGATGGGACGGAAAGACAAGTAGCAAAGCTAATGGAAGAAAATGTAGGGGCTGCAATGCAATTTCTTCAATCTAAGGCCCTTTGCATCATGCCTATTTCACTCGCATCTGCTATTTACCACACACAACCACCCGATTCAACCTCCATTATCAAACCCGAATCCGAACCCCCTTTATAA